From Streptomyces asiaticus, one genomic window encodes:
- a CDS encoding DsrE family protein, which yields MPRPVPRTDVLLNLFGAPHQTDLVTSALRLAAALLARGARVQIWTCGDATRLTGAALGDTKPRDYTDLGREHPSTARVVRELIEDHPDRLYWYVCRFCAEERGAAEQIPQVRKRAPFVFAEHVNAADKSLLMGVC from the coding sequence ATGCCCAGGCCCGTCCCCCGTACCGATGTGCTGCTCAACCTCTTCGGCGCGCCCCACCAGACCGACCTGGTCACCTCGGCGCTGCGGCTGGCGGCCGCGCTGCTCGCCCGGGGCGCCCGGGTGCAGATCTGGACCTGCGGCGACGCCACCCGGCTGACCGGCGCCGCCCTCGGCGACACCAAACCGCGCGACTACACCGACCTGGGGCGCGAGCACCCCTCCACCGCCCGGGTCGTCCGCGAGCTGATCGAGGACCACCCCGACCGGCTCTACTGGTACGTGTGCCGCTTCTGCGCCGAGGAGCGCGGCGCCGCCGAGCAGATCCCGCAGGTCCGCAAGCGGGCGCCGTTCGTCTTCGCCGAGCATGTGAACGCGGCGGACAAGAGCCTGCTCATGGGGGTGTGCTGA